DNA sequence from the Sphingomonas taxi genome:
CTCAACGACGCCGATATCGCCATCCTCTGCCTGCCCGACGAGGCGGCACGCGAGGCGGCCGCGCTGGTGCGCAGCGGCACGACGCGGCTGATCGACGCTTCGTCGGCGCATCGGGTCGCCGACGGCTGGACCTATGGCTTTCCCGAACTGACCGAGGGTCAGGCGGCGCGGATCGCCGCGGCGCGCTTCGTGTCCAACCCCGGCTGCTATCCCACCGCCTTTCTCGCGCTGGTTGCGCCGCTGGTGCGCGCGGGACTGATCCCCGCCGACTGGCCGCTGACCTATAATGCGGTGTCGGGCTATTCGGGTGGCGGCAAGGCGATGATCGCGGAATTCGAGGGCGGCGGGGTCGATACGGCGCTGCGCGCCTATGCATTGACGCTGTCGCACAAGCATCTGCCCGAGATGCGCGCGCATGCCGGCCTCGCCCATCCGCCGGTGTTCGCGCCCGCGGTGGCGCGGCTCAACCGCGGCATGCTCGGCGAGGTGCCGCTGGCGCTCGCGCAGCTACCCGGCCGGCCGAGCCTCGCCGCGGTCGAGGACACGCTCGCCGCGGCCTATGCCGACAGCGCGCTGATCTCGGTCGCGAGCGGCGACGTCGCCGCGGTGACGATCGAGGAGAATAGCGGCACCGACCGGATGACCTTGCGCGTCTGCGGCAATGCCGACAGCGGCCAGGTGCGGCTGATCGCCACGCTCGACAATCTCGGCAAGGGCGCCGGTGGCGCCGCCGTACAGAATCTCAACATCATGGCCGGGCTCGATCCCCTGGCCGGCCTGATCGTTTAACAGAAGGACCGTCATGCAGCGCAATCCCGTCGGCAAGCTGCTCCTGTTCGGAGCGACCGGTGACCTCGCCCAGCGCATGCTGTGGCCGTCGCTCTACGGATTGCACGCCGACGGGCTGCTGCCCGAGGCGTTGACGATCGTCGGCTCGGCGCGAGGCGAGCAGAATGACGACGCCTTCCGCGCCTTCGTGCAGAAGGCGCTCGGCCAGTTCCTCGCCGCCGACCGCAAGGACGACGACAAGATCGCCAGCTTCCTCGAACGGTTGTTCTTCCAGCCCGCCGACCTGTCCGATCCGGCGAGCTTCGCCGGCCTCGCCGAAAAGATCGGCGACGTGTCGGGCGGGCTCGCCATCTATCTGTCGACCGCGCCGTCGCTGTTCGAGCCGGCGGTCAAGGGCCTCGAAAGCGTCGGCCTCGCCGGCGAGACGGTGCGGATCGGGCTGGAGAAGCCGCTCGGCTACGATCTCGCCTCCAGCCGCGAGATCAACGACACCGTCGCCTCCGCCTTTCCCGAGGAGCGGACCTTCCGCATCGACCATTATCTCGGCAAGGAAACCGTCCAGAACATCCTCGCGCTGCGCTTCGGCAATTCGTTCTTCGAGCCGGTGTGGAACGCGCAAGGGATCGACAACGTCCAGATCACGATCGCCGAGACGGTCGGGCTGGAGGATCGCGCCGGCTATTACGAGGGCGCGGGCGCGTTGCGCGACATGGTCGCCAACCATATGCTCCAGCTCGTCGCGCTGATCGCGATGGAGCCCCCCGCCCTCTACGACGGCGCCGCGATCCGCGACGAAAAGGCGAAGGTGTTCCGGTCGCTGCGCAAGATCGCGCCCGAGGACGTGCCGATCTGCACCGTCACCGGCCAGTATGAGGAGGGCGCGGTCGGCGGCAAGGTCGTCAAGGGCTATGACGACGAGCTGGGCTATGACAGCAACGTCGAGACCTTCGTCGCGATCAAGGCGCATATCGACAATTGGCGCTGGCAGGGCGTGCCCTTCTATCTGCGCACCGGCAAGCGGATGGCGAAGCGGCGCAGCGAGATCGCGATCCAGTTCAAGCCGGTGCCGCATTCGATGTTCTCGGGCCGCGGCGGCATCCTCCAGCCGAACACGCTGGTGATCCGGTTGCAGCCGGAGGAATATGTCCAGCTGCTGGTGATGGCGAAGGAGCCGGGGCTCGACCGCGAGGGCATCCGCCTGCGCGAGGTGCCGCTCAACCTCAGCATGGACGCCGAATTCGCCGGCTCGCGGCGGCGCATCGCCTATGAGCGGCTGCTGCTCGACCTGATCGAGGGCGACCAGACGCTGTTCGTCCGCCGCGACGAGGTCGAGGCGCAATGGACGTGGATCGACGCGATCCGCGCCGGCTGGGATGCCAACCAGACCAAGCCCAAACATTATGCCGCCGGCACCTGGGGCCCTGCCGGCGCGATCGCGCTGACCGAGCGCGACGGCGTGACCTGGCAGGACGATTGAGGCTTCAGGCCGAGCCGTTCACCCCCGTCACCCCGGGCCTGACCCGGGCTCCCGCTTCTCCCGCGGTCGGCCAATAGCGGGACCCCGGGTCAAGCCCGGGGTGACGGGATATGGGGTGCGTTTTGGGTCACCGACCTGTCGATTCCACCGCTCATACGTATGCGCGGCCTCTTACCTTGCGCGTCCGCCCGGTCTATCGGGCAGGACGCCGACCGAACGAAAGCAAAGACATGACCGAGATCGAATGGTGGGAATATGACGACGCCGCCGAGATGGCCCAGGCGGTCGCCGGCGACATCCAGTTCATCATCGAGGCGGCGATCGACGCACGCGGCGCGGCGGTGATCGCGCTGTCGGGCGGCAAGACGCCGATCCCGATCTACGACACGCTGTCCAAGGCGAAGCTCGACTGGAAGCGGGTGACGATCGTCCCCACCGACGAGCGTATCGTGCCGCTCGGCGACGCTTTGTCGAACGTGACGATGATCGCCAAGACCTTCCTGCCCAAGGGCGCGCGGGTGATGCCGATCGTGCCGCAGGCGACCGCCGACTATAAGTCCGCCGGCCGCTCGGCGGATGCGCTGATGCAGGACCTGCACTGGCCGCTCGACCTGTGCCTGCTCGGCGTCGGCGGCGACGGCCATACCGCGTCGATCTTCCCCGGCCCCGATTTCGACGAGGCGCTGTCCGGCCCCAAGGAACGCCGCGCGCTCGGCGTGATGCCCGAACCGCTGCCGCCCGAAGCGCCCGTTGCCCGCGTGACGCTGTCGCGCGAGGGCATCGTCACGGCGCGCGCGCTGATGATCGCGGTCACCGGCCAGGCCAAGCGCGACGTCATCGAACAGTCGATCAAGCAGGGGCCGTCGTCGCCCTATCCGATCGGCCGCGTGCTCGCCGACGCCGAATTGCCCGTCGATATCCACTGGGCGCCGTAACGCCGGTGACGGAGCGGGAATGAGACCCACCGTGCTTCGACAGGCTCAGCACGAATGGTGAAGGGGAATCGCTCCCGCCCCGTTTGCCCTGAGCCTGTCGAAGGGCCTGTGTCCCGATCCGCTTCCGTCGTTCGTCCCGATATGGTTTATGGTGACACCTCAGGCACCTAACGCCCCCTCCCCAGGATCCGCGTCATGAACCCCGAAGTCTCCGCCGTCACCGACCGCATCATCGAACGATCGCGGGAGCGCCGTGCCGCCTATCTCGCGCTGATCGAGCGCGAGCGGGAGAGCGGCGCGCGCCGGCCGCAGCTCGGCTGCGCCAACCTCGCGCATGCCTATGCCGGCACCGAGGAGGATCGCGACACGCTGCGCGCCGATACCGGCATGAACATCGGCATCGTCACCGCCTATAACGACATGCTGTCGGCGCATGCGGTCTATTACCGTTATCCCGAACTGATGAAGGTCTGGGCGCGCGAGGCCGGCGCGACCGCGCAGGTCGCCGGCGGCGTCCCGGCGATGTGCGACGGCGTGACGCAGGGCTATGCCGGCATGGAGCTGTCGCTGTTCAGCCGCGACACGATCGCGCTCGCCACGGCAGTGGCGCTCAGCCACGGCACGTTCGAGGGCGCGGCGCTGCTCGGCATCTGCGACAAGATCGTGCCGGGCCTGCTGATGGGCGCCTTACGCTTCGGCCATCTGCCGATGGTGCTGATCCCCGGCGGGCCGATGCCCTCGGGCCTGCCCAACAAGGCCAAGGCGGCGGTGCGCGAGGCCTATGCCGAGGGCAAGGCGGGGCGCGAGGAGCTTCTCGACGCCGAGATCCAGGCCTATCATTCCAAGGGCACCTGCACCTTCTACGGCACCGCCAACACCAACCAGATGATGATGGAGGTGATGGGCCTGCACATGCCCGGCGCGGCCTTCGTCAATCCCGGCACCAAGCTGCGTCAGGAGTTGACCCGCGCCGCGGTGCATCGCCTTGCCGGCATGGGCTGGCGCGGCAACGACTATCGCCCGCTCGGCCATTGCGTCGATGAACGCGCGATCGTCAACGCGGCGGTCGGGCTGCTCGCCACCGGCGGCTCGACCAACCATCTGCTTCACGTGCCCGCGATCGCGCGCGCGGCGGGGATCGTGATCGACTGGGAGGATTTCGATCGGCTCAGCCGCGCGGTGCCGCTGATCGCGCGCGTCTATCCCAATGGTGCCGCCGACGTGAACGCGTTCGAGGCGGCGGGCGGCATGCCCTTCGTCATCCGCGAATTGCTGTCGGCCGGGCTGCTGCACGGCGATATCACGACGGTCAGCGGCGACAGCCTCGCCGCTTATGCCGACAAGCCGGCGATCGTCGACGATCGGCTCACGTGGCAGCCGGTCGGCGACAGCGGCGACACCAGCATCCTGCGTCCCGTCGGCGAGGCCTTCTCGCCCGATGGCGGCATGCGCATCCTCGCCGGCAACATCGGCCGCGCCTGTATCAAGGTGTCCGCGGTCGACAAGGAGCGCTGGGTGGTCGAGGCGCCGGCGCGCGTCTTCCACGACCAGCTCGACGTGCTAGAGGCGTTCAAGCGCGGCGAGCTGGAGCAGGACATGGTCGTCGTCGTCCGCTTCCAGGGGCCGCGCGCCAACGGCATGCCCGAACTGCACAAGCTGACCCCGCCGCTCGGCGTGCTGCAGAACCGCGGCTTCAAGGTCGCGCTGGTCACCGACGGCCGCATGTCGGGCGCGAGCGGCAAGGTGCCGTGCGCGATCCACTGCTCGCCCGAGGCCCTCGGCCATGGCGCGATCGGCAAGATCCGCGACGGCGACATCATCCGCGTCGATGCGGTCAACGGCACGCTCGACGCTTTGGTCGACGCGGCGGAATGGCTGGCACGGCCGCTGTGCGACGCCCCCGGCGCGGCGAGCGGCACCGGCCGCGAGCTGTTCGCGATGTTCCGCGGCCTTGCCGACGAGGCCGAGAAGGGCGCATCGGGCATGCTCGCGGCGGCGGGTCTATAGCAACACCAACCACCCTCACCCTTCCCACCGCCTGCGGCGGCGGGCCCCTTCCCTCTCCCGCCGGGAGAGGGAGAGACGGCGAAGCCGGCGATGGGGTGGGGGTGAGAGCGGAACGTCAGGAGAGAACAGAAATGCAGCTCGTCAGCGTCGATATCGGCGGCACCCATGCCCGCTTCGCCATCGCGGAGGTGGAGGACGGCCATGTCGTCGCGCTCGGCGAACCGGTGACGCTCAAGACCGCCGAACACGCCAGTCTGCAGACCGCGTGGCAGGCGTTCGCCGCCCGCCACGGCGCGCCGCTCCCCAAGGCGGCGGCGATCTCGGTCGCCTCGCCGATCACCGGCGACATCATCCGCCTGACCAACAATCCCTGGGTGATCCGCCCGTCGCTGATCCCCGAGCGGCTCGGCGCGGACATCTATACCGTCATCAACGATTTCGGCGCGGTCGGTCACGCCGTCGCGCAATTGCCGCACGACGATTTCGAGCACCTTTGCGGCCCCGACATCGCGCTGCCGACCGAGGGGGTGACGACGGTCTGCGGCCCCGGCACCGGCCTCGGCGTCGCGCAGGTGTTCAAGACCAAGGGCCGCTATCACGTGCTGCCTACCGAGGGCGGCCACGTCGACTATGCGCCGCTCGACGGCATCGAGGACGCCTTCGTCAAGCGCCTGCGTCGCACCTATACGCGTGTCTCGGCGGAGCGAATCTGCTCCGGCCCCGGCATCGTTGCGCTGTACGAGACGCTCGCCGAACTCGAAGGCCGCGCCGTTCCCAGCCGCGACGACAAGACGATCTGGACCGAGGCGCTCGACGGCACCGATTCGATCGCGCTCGCCGCGCTCGACCGCTTCTGCCTCGCGCTCGGCGCGGTGGCGGGCGACCTCGCGCTGGCACATGGCGCCAAGGCGGTGGTGATCGCCGGCGGGCTCGGCCTGCGCATCAAGGACAAATTGATCCGGTCGGGCTTCGACCAGCGCTTCGTCGCCAAGGGCCGGTTCCAGAACATGATGGCGGGCATCCCCGTCAAGCTCATCACCCATCCGCAGCCGGGCCTGTTCGGCGCCGCCGCGGCCTTCGCCCAAGAACACGCATAAGAGGCTCCTGCGTCATGACCGACATCGCCACCATCATGCAGACCAGCGCCGTCATCCCGGTGCTGGTGATCGACGACGCCGCCACCGCGCGGCCGCTGGCCGAGGCGCTCGTCGCCGGCGGGCTCAAGGTGCTCGAGGTGACGCTGCGCACCGGCGCGGCGATGGAGGCGATCGCCGAGATGAAGACGGTTCCCGGCGCGATCGTCGGCGCCGGCACCGTGGTGAACGAGAGCCAGGCACGGCAGGTGATCGACGCCGGCGTCGAATTCATCGTCTCGCCGGGGCTCACCGAGCGGCTCGCCACGCCGATCCTCGACGCGGGCGTCGCCTATCTGCCCGGCACCGCGACCGCGGGCGACATCATGCGCGGGCTCGACCTCGGCCTCACCCATTTCAAGTTCTTCCCGGCCGAGACGTCGGGCGGGCTGAAGGCGCTGAAGGCGCTGGCGGCGCCCTTCTATCAGTGCCGCTTCTGTCCGACCGGCGGCATCACCGAAGCGAGCGCGCCCGACTGGCTGGCGTTCGCACCGGTGCTGTGCGTCGGCGGCAGCTGGGTGACGGGCGGCTCGATGGCCGAGGTCGAGGCCAAGGCCCGCGCGGCGAGCGGCCTGCGCCGCTGACGGCAGGGCGGAGGCGGGGGGATCAGTCCCCCGCCTCCGTCACCAGCCAGTCCCGGAACGCGCGCATCGCCGGCGACGGCTTGCGCGACAGCAGATGCGTCAGCCAGTAGCGGCCGGCATCGATCTCGATCGCAAACGGCTGGACGAGCTGCTCCGCGGCGAGTTCACGCAGGAACATCGCGCGCGGCGCCAGCGCGACGCCCAGCCCCGCCATCGCCGCGCTCGCCATGACCGCCGAACTGTCGAACAGCGGCCCACGCAGCGCCGGCGGCGACAGCCCCGCATCGGCGAACCACCCTTCCCACTCGCTGGTCCGGTACGACCGCAGCAGAGATTCGCGCAGCAGATCGGCCGGCTCACGCAACCGCGCGGCGATGCGCGGCGCGCAAAGCGGTGTCAGCGGCGCGGCGAGCAACGGCTCGGCCTGCGTGCCGTGCCACGCGCCGTCGCCGAAGCGGATCGCGCCGTCGAGCCCCTCGCCCGCCAGATCGACGCGGTTGTTGTTGATCGACAGGCGGACATCGACGTGCGGATGACAAGTAGCGAAGCGATCGAGCCGCGGCAGCAGCCAGCCGGTGGCGAACGTGCCCACCACGCCGAGCGCGAGGGGATGTTGCAGGCGTCCGCCCTCGAACCGGTCGAGCGTGGCGCCGATCCGGTCGAACGTCTCGGCGAGGACCGGGACCAGCGCCTGCCCCTCGTCGGTCAGCGCCAGTCCGCGCGGCAGGCGCCGGAACAGCTTCGTACCCAGCCTCTCTTCCAGCGCAGCGACCTGATGGCTCACCGCCCCCTGGCTGACGAACAACTCGCTCGCGGCGCGGGTGAAATTGAGATGCCGTGCCGCCGCCTCGAAGGCGCGCAAAGCGTTGAGCGGGAGCTGGGCGCGATCCATCGGCCATGAGTAAACCTCATGGCTAAGACGAGGGAAGATGGTTTGTATGGCATTGCCGTGACGGGCATTCCGGGAACGAAGGAGACCCGTCCATGATCGCCAGCCTCGTTGCCGCCATGCTCGCCGCGCAGACCACGCCCGCCGCAACAGTGCAGCGGGATGATCCCCTCACCCGGCCGATCGTCGGCGAGCATGTCGCCGAATGGCTGGCGCCGCGGCCGCCGGTGCGGGTGTTCGGCGACAGCTATCTGGTGGGCTTCGGCGGCCTCAACGTCGCACTGATCGACACGGGCAAGGGGCTGATCCTGATCGACGGCGCCCTGCCGCAAGCCGCGCCGGCGATCCTCGCCAATGTCAGAAAGCTTGGCTTCCGGCCGCGCGACATTCGCTACATCCTTAGCACCGAGCCGCATTTCGATCATGCCGGCGGCATCGCCGCGCTCGCCCGCGCCACCGGCGCGACGGTGATCGCCAGCGCCCGTGCTGCCGAAGGGCTGCGATCCGGCCGCCTCGCCGCAGACGATCCGCAGCGCGGTTACGACAGCCGCTTTCCCGCCGTTTCCGCGGTGCGGGTGATCGGGGACGGCGAGCGGCTGACGCTGGGGCGCACCACGGTGACCGCGCATGCGACGCCCGGCCACACGATGGGCAGCACAAGCTGGAGCTGGCGGTCCTGCGCGCGCCAAGGGTGCAGGACGATCGTCTTCGCCGCCAGCCTCAATCCCGTCTCGAGCGAAGGCTATCGCTACACCGCCACTACGAGCCGCCCGATCGTCGCCGGGTTTCGCAAGAGCTATGGGGTGATGCAGGGCCTGCCGTGCGATCTGCTGATCACCGCGCATGCCGATCAGGACGGCGCCACCGATCGCTTCCGCACGACACCCGGCGCCTGCCGTGCCTATGCCGCCTCGTCACGTCGCAAGCTCGACGCGCGCCTGCGCGAGGATCGGGCGACGCGCTGACCCGCGCTACATCTCGCCGCGCTGGCGCCGGATCGCATACCATTTCTGCACATTGGCGTTGTGCTGCGCCAAGGTGTCCGCGAACACGTGCCCGCCGGTGCCGTCGGCGACGAAATATAGCGCCTTCGACGATGCCGGGTCGAGCACCGCATCGATCGAGGCACGCCCGGGATTGGCGATCGGCCCGGCGGGCAGACCCGCTTCGGCATAGGTGTTATAACCGTTCTTCGCATGCAGCTCCGAGCGCAGGATGCGCCGGCCGAGCGGCCGACCCTTGGTGATCGGATAGATCACCGTCGGATCCGCCTGCAACGGCATCCCCTGCCGCAACCGGTTGCCATAGACCGCCGCCACCGTGCGCCGCTCGGCGGGCTTGCCGGTCTCCTTCTCGACGATCGAGGCGAGGATGATCGCCTGTTCGGGCGTCGTCACCGCGATCCCCGGCTTGCGCTTCGCCCAGGCGGCGGCGAGATAGTCGCGCATCGCCGTCTGCATCCGCGCCACCACGCTCGCGCGGGTATCGCCGCGCTGGAAGGCATAGCTGTCGGGCAGCACCGAGCCCTCGGCAGGCACCGGCACGTCGCCGGTCAATCCGTCAGCCTTCATCAGCGCGTCGTGGACGAGCACGGACGGATAGCCCTCCGGCACCACCACCAGCCGCTGCAACACCTTGCCGCCCTGCAGCATCTTGAGGATGTCGGCCGGGCTGGTGTGCGCCGGGATGCGATATTCGCCCGCCTTGATCGGCTCGCCCGAACCGAACACGCGGGCGAGCAGGCGGAAGCGCCCGGCCGAGCGGATCGCCCCCGCCTTCTCGAGTTCGCGCGCGGCGGAGGCGAGACTGCTGCCCTCCGCGACCTGCACGGTCAGCGTCCGCGGCGCCGGACCGCTGCCACCCCAGCCCTGCACCACCAGAAACGCCGCGACGATCGCGACGAGGCCGATCAGCAGACCGAGGCAACCGACCTTGCGCATGGAATCAGATCGCCTTCATCACCAGCGAGGCGTTGGTGCCGCCGAAACCGAACGAATTGTTGAGCACCGCGCGCACCTCGCGCTTGCGCGCGACGTGCGGGACGAGGTCGACGCCCTCCGCACCTTCCGACGGATTGTCGAGGTTGAGCGTCGGCGGCACGATCTGGTCGCGCATCGCCAGGATACAGAAGATGCTCTCCACCGCGCCGGCACCGCCGAGCAGATGGCCGATCGCCGATTTGGTCGAGCTCATCGACAGGCCGCCGATCGCATCGCCGAACAGGCGCTTGACCGCGCCCAGCTCGATCATGTCGGCCATCGTCGAGGTGCCGTGCGCGTTGATATAGTCGATGTCGCCGAGCACGAGGCCCGAGCGCTTCATCGCCATTTCCATCGAGCGGAACGCGCCCGATCCCTCGGGTTCCGGTGCGGTGACGTGATAGGCGTCGCCCGACAGGCCGTAACCGACGACCTCGCAATAGATTTTCGCGCCACGCGCCTTGGCGTGCTCATATTCCTCGAGCACGACGACACCCGCGCCCTCGCCCATGACGAAGCCGTCGCGGTCGCGGTCATAGGGGCGGCTGGCCTGTTCGGGCCGGTCGTTGAAGCTGGTGTTGAGCGCGCGCGCCGCGGCGAAACCGGCGATGCCGATCGGACAGATCGTGCTTTCCGCGCCGCCCGCGAGCATCACGTCGGCATCGTCGAGCGCGATCATCCGCGCCGCGTCGCCGATCGAATGCGCGCCGGTCGAACAGGCGGTGACCACCGCATGGTTCGGCCCCATCAGACCGTATTTGATCGAAACCTGACCCGAGATCAGGTTGATGAGCCGGCCGTGGACGAAATGCGGGCTGACGCGCTTCGGCCCCTTTTCGGCGAGGACGAGCGATTCGCTCTCGATCCCCGGCAGGCCGCCGATGCCCGATCCGATCGAACAGCCGGTGCGGAACCGCTCCGCCTCGCTCATTTCGGTGAGGCCGGCGTCCTCGAGCGCTTGGCCGGCGGCATCGATGCCATAGACGATGAACGGATCGACCTGACGCTGGACCTTGTGGTCGACGCGCTTGTCGGGGTCGAAGCCGTAAGGATGATCCGCCGGCTTGACCTCGCAGGCGATGAGGCATTTCTGGTCCGACGCGTCGAAGCGCGTGATCGGGCCGGCGCCCGACTTGCCCGCGATCAGGTTCGCCCAGGCGGTTTCGACGTCCGCGCCAAGCGGGGTCACCAGACCCAAACCGGTTACGACAACGCGCCGCATACCCTTACTCCATCCAGTCCAAACAGGTCGCCGACCGACGGAAGCGGGCGGCTGTTACGAAAAACGGCCCCCCGCCCTCACAATCGGGGACGGGGAGCCGTTCAGATCCGGCCCTTAGCGGGCGCGGGCAAGCCGAAGGCTCAGCCCTTGTGCTCATCGATATAGGTGATCGCGTCCTTGACGGTCGTGATCTTCTCGGCGGCATCGTCAGGGATTTCCACCCCGAACTCTTCCTCGAACGCCATGACGAGCTCGACGATGTCGAGGCTGTCGGCACCCAGGTCGTCGATGAAGCTCGCGTCCTCGGTCACCTTGTCGGCTTCGACGCCGAGATGCTCGACGACGATCTTCTTCACGCGGTCGGCGGTCTCGCTCATGGTATAGTCCCTCTTCGCTTTGGGGGGTGTTTGTCAGTTACCAAACGCCCGTAGAACGGGGCGGTTCGGGTGGCAAGCGTCTGTTAAGGTCGATCGTTGTGATCAGCCCCAACCCGCCTAGATCATGGCCATGCCGCCGTTGACGTGCAAGGTCTGGCCGGTGACATATCCGGCTTCGCGGCTGGCGAGGTACACGACGGCGGCACCGATATCCTCGCCGGTGCCCAGATCGCCGGCCGGAATCCGCCCCAGCAGCGCGGTTTTCTGCGCCTCGGGCAGCACGTCGGTCATCGCCGAGCGGATGAAGCCCGGCGCGACGCAATTGACCGTGATGTTGCGGCTGGCCAGCTCCTGCGCCAGCGCCTTCGACATGCCGACGAGGCCGGCTTTCGATGCGGC
Encoded proteins:
- the argC gene encoding N-acetyl-gamma-glutamyl-phosphate reductase codes for the protein MSVTVFIDGAVGTTGIDIRERLSGRTDIAVVTLDDSRRKDADARAEALNDADIAILCLPDEAAREAAALVRSGTTRLIDASSAHRVADGWTYGFPELTEGQAARIAAARFVSNPGCYPTAFLALVAPLVRAGLIPADWPLTYNAVSGYSGGGKAMIAEFEGGGVDTALRAYALTLSHKHLPEMRAHAGLAHPPVFAPAVARLNRGMLGEVPLALAQLPGRPSLAAVEDTLAAAYADSALISVASGDVAAVTIEENSGTDRMTLRVCGNADSGQVRLIATLDNLGKGAGGAAVQNLNIMAGLDPLAGLIV
- the zwf gene encoding glucose-6-phosphate dehydrogenase codes for the protein MQRNPVGKLLLFGATGDLAQRMLWPSLYGLHADGLLPEALTIVGSARGEQNDDAFRAFVQKALGQFLAADRKDDDKIASFLERLFFQPADLSDPASFAGLAEKIGDVSGGLAIYLSTAPSLFEPAVKGLESVGLAGETVRIGLEKPLGYDLASSREINDTVASAFPEERTFRIDHYLGKETVQNILALRFGNSFFEPVWNAQGIDNVQITIAETVGLEDRAGYYEGAGALRDMVANHMLQLVALIAMEPPALYDGAAIRDEKAKVFRSLRKIAPEDVPICTVTGQYEEGAVGGKVVKGYDDELGYDSNVETFVAIKAHIDNWRWQGVPFYLRTGKRMAKRRSEIAIQFKPVPHSMFSGRGGILQPNTLVIRLQPEEYVQLLVMAKEPGLDREGIRLREVPLNLSMDAEFAGSRRRIAYERLLLDLIEGDQTLFVRRDEVEAQWTWIDAIRAGWDANQTKPKHYAAGTWGPAGAIALTERDGVTWQDD
- the pgl gene encoding 6-phosphogluconolactonase; its protein translation is MTEIEWWEYDDAAEMAQAVAGDIQFIIEAAIDARGAAVIALSGGKTPIPIYDTLSKAKLDWKRVTIVPTDERIVPLGDALSNVTMIAKTFLPKGARVMPIVPQATADYKSAGRSADALMQDLHWPLDLCLLGVGGDGHTASIFPGPDFDEALSGPKERRALGVMPEPLPPEAPVARVTLSREGIVTARALMIAVTGQAKRDVIEQSIKQGPSSPYPIGRVLADAELPVDIHWAP
- the edd gene encoding phosphogluconate dehydratase; its protein translation is MNPEVSAVTDRIIERSRERRAAYLALIERERESGARRPQLGCANLAHAYAGTEEDRDTLRADTGMNIGIVTAYNDMLSAHAVYYRYPELMKVWAREAGATAQVAGGVPAMCDGVTQGYAGMELSLFSRDTIALATAVALSHGTFEGAALLGICDKIVPGLLMGALRFGHLPMVLIPGGPMPSGLPNKAKAAVREAYAEGKAGREELLDAEIQAYHSKGTCTFYGTANTNQMMMEVMGLHMPGAAFVNPGTKLRQELTRAAVHRLAGMGWRGNDYRPLGHCVDERAIVNAAVGLLATGGSTNHLLHVPAIARAAGIVIDWEDFDRLSRAVPLIARVYPNGAADVNAFEAAGGMPFVIRELLSAGLLHGDITTVSGDSLAAYADKPAIVDDRLTWQPVGDSGDTSILRPVGEAFSPDGGMRILAGNIGRACIKVSAVDKERWVVEAPARVFHDQLDVLEAFKRGELEQDMVVVVRFQGPRANGMPELHKLTPPLGVLQNRGFKVALVTDGRMSGASGKVPCAIHCSPEALGHGAIGKIRDGDIIRVDAVNGTLDALVDAAEWLARPLCDAPGAASGTGRELFAMFRGLADEAEKGASGMLAAAGL
- the glk gene encoding glucokinase — encoded protein: MQLVSVDIGGTHARFAIAEVEDGHVVALGEPVTLKTAEHASLQTAWQAFAARHGAPLPKAAAISVASPITGDIIRLTNNPWVIRPSLIPERLGADIYTVINDFGAVGHAVAQLPHDDFEHLCGPDIALPTEGVTTVCGPGTGLGVAQVFKTKGRYHVLPTEGGHVDYAPLDGIEDAFVKRLRRTYTRVSAERICSGPGIVALYETLAELEGRAVPSRDDKTIWTEALDGTDSIALAALDRFCLALGAVAGDLALAHGAKAVVIAGGLGLRIKDKLIRSGFDQRFVAKGRFQNMMAGIPVKLITHPQPGLFGAAAAFAQEHA
- the eda gene encoding bifunctional 4-hydroxy-2-oxoglutarate aldolase/2-dehydro-3-deoxy-phosphogluconate aldolase, translating into MTDIATIMQTSAVIPVLVIDDAATARPLAEALVAGGLKVLEVTLRTGAAMEAIAEMKTVPGAIVGAGTVVNESQARQVIDAGVEFIVSPGLTERLATPILDAGVAYLPGTATAGDIMRGLDLGLTHFKFFPAETSGGLKALKALAAPFYQCRFCPTGGITEASAPDWLAFAPVLCVGGSWVTGGSMAEVEAKARAASGLRR
- a CDS encoding LysR family transcriptional regulator, producing MDRAQLPLNALRAFEAAARHLNFTRAASELFVSQGAVSHQVAALEERLGTKLFRRLPRGLALTDEGQALVPVLAETFDRIGATLDRFEGGRLQHPLALGVVGTFATGWLLPRLDRFATCHPHVDVRLSINNNRVDLAGEGLDGAIRFGDGAWHGTQAEPLLAAPLTPLCAPRIAARLREPADLLRESLLRSYRTSEWEGWFADAGLSPPALRGPLFDSSAVMASAAMAGLGVALAPRAMFLRELAAEQLVQPFAIEIDAGRYWLTHLLSRKPSPAMRAFRDWLVTEAGD
- the bla gene encoding subclass B3 metallo-beta-lactamase codes for the protein MIASLVAAMLAAQTTPAATVQRDDPLTRPIVGEHVAEWLAPRPPVRVFGDSYLVGFGGLNVALIDTGKGLILIDGALPQAAPAILANVRKLGFRPRDIRYILSTEPHFDHAGGIAALARATGATVIASARAAEGLRSGRLAADDPQRGYDSRFPAVSAVRVIGDGERLTLGRTTVTAHATPGHTMGSTSWSWRSCARQGCRTIVFAASLNPVSSEGYRYTATTSRPIVAGFRKSYGVMQGLPCDLLITAHADQDGATDRFRTTPGACRAYAASSRRKLDARLREDRATR
- the mltG gene encoding endolytic transglycosylase MltG, giving the protein MRKVGCLGLLIGLVAIVAAFLVVQGWGGSGPAPRTLTVQVAEGSSLASAARELEKAGAIRSAGRFRLLARVFGSGEPIKAGEYRIPAHTSPADILKMLQGGKVLQRLVVVPEGYPSVLVHDALMKADGLTGDVPVPAEGSVLPDSYAFQRGDTRASVVARMQTAMRDYLAAAWAKRKPGIAVTTPEQAIILASIVEKETGKPAERRTVAAVYGNRLRQGMPLQADPTVIYPITKGRPLGRRILRSELHAKNGYNTYAEAGLPAGPIANPGRASIDAVLDPASSKALYFVADGTGGHVFADTLAQHNANVQKWYAIRRQRGEM
- the fabF gene encoding beta-ketoacyl-ACP synthase II, whose amino-acid sequence is MRRVVVTGLGLVTPLGADVETAWANLIAGKSGAGPITRFDASDQKCLIACEVKPADHPYGFDPDKRVDHKVQRQVDPFIVYGIDAAGQALEDAGLTEMSEAERFRTGCSIGSGIGGLPGIESESLVLAEKGPKRVSPHFVHGRLINLISGQVSIKYGLMGPNHAVVTACSTGAHSIGDAARMIALDDADVMLAGGAESTICPIGIAGFAAARALNTSFNDRPEQASRPYDRDRDGFVMGEGAGVVVLEEYEHAKARGAKIYCEVVGYGLSGDAYHVTAPEPEGSGAFRSMEMAMKRSGLVLGDIDYINAHGTSTMADMIELGAVKRLFGDAIGGLSMSSTKSAIGHLLGGAGAVESIFCILAMRDQIVPPTLNLDNPSEGAEGVDLVPHVARKREVRAVLNNSFGFGGTNASLVMKAI